ATTGAAATGGTTTGAATAACTAAAGAAAATGCACAGTGTGGCATTTCAGCGCAGTGTATAAATATCAAGCTCTGTGAAGCAGTAATACATTCGGTTACGAAGCCAACTCTGAACCCATAATGGGAAAGGCAAGGATTATCTTGAGTTCACATGTTGTATTAAAATTTTCCATTAGGAATAGCAAAGTTTGAGAAATCATGAATTTACAAACCTGTTTCTTTCCTCACAGATCATCTTTTACGAGGACAGGAACTTCCAGGGGCGGCACTATGAGTGCAGCAGTGACTGTGCCGACCTGTCCCCTTACTTCAGCCGCTGTAACTCCATCCGTGTTGAGAGTGACTGGTGGGTGCTGTATGAGAAACCCAATTACATGGGATACCAGTATGTTCTGACCAGGGGAGAGTATCCTGACTACCAGCGCTGGATGGGGTTCAATGACAACATTTGGTCATGTCGCACTTACCCATACGTAAGTTATTTCTGGTGGTGTGTATTTTCTGATCAAACTGACACTGAGATAATGATTAATGCACTCAACATTTGGGTTTTTCTGAATGAGATGTAAAGGAGATCTTTATTTTCACAGgattgattttaattttcatCAATGATGATAATATGTAGTGGACTGTGACACAACCAGTTTGATTTACCAATTCACTAGTTTGTGTTTCTGTCACTGCCGTAACTTTGTTACTATACTTATTATCTAGGTAGTTCTTCAGTCAACACTTGTGCAAACTGGGAAGATAGTAGTCCGTCATATGCTGATGTACTGTTGCAAAGCTGATGATCATCTGGGATATAATTGAAACATTTACAAATAACAAATCTGATATTCCGAACTGAAAGTTAAATTGACATATTGACATAGCAGAATGTAACAAGGCCAAATTGGATAAAACCTGAGTCATAAAACTTGTCGATGGAGATGTTTATATTCATCCCATTCATTTAACTGTAAATATTGAAAAGTTTACATAAGAGAGAAAACTGCTTGCACTTGAAAAAAGGTTTTCCCACAAGAGCAAACAGAAGTACATTAAGGTGTCTACTGCTATCAATATAGTTCTGTTTGTATGCATGAAATATCACCAGTCACATATGCATCGATTGTAGATATATTTGTAGCTGCACCACAAATCTTTCATGTCTTTCTATTGCAGTACCGAGGAGATTCCTACAGAATGAAAATTTATGAGAGGCCTGACTTTGGAGGACAGATGATGGAATTCATGGATGACTGTCCATCTGTCTACGATCGTTTCCGTTACCGTGACATCCACTCCTGCCATGTGATGGATGGTTACTGGATCTTCTATGAACATCCCAACTACAGAGGGCGACAGTACTTCATGAGACCTGGTGAATACAGGAGATACAGTGACTGGCGAGGCTACAGCTCAACTATCGGATCTTTCAGGCGCATGAGGGACTTTTAGTTTGCAACTATAATGCATTACTTTATTTTGTTGAATTATTTGTCAACATAATAAAATATGCTTTATGACCCTGTCTTCTTTTCAATTCACTCATTCTTGGCTCCTCATTAAAATAGTTCAGAATAATGCTGGTATCTGGTGGTTTCATTGAGAATACTTTACCTCAGTGATTGCAGTGACATGATCATTAAAGTCAGTAATTGAAAAAGGAGAAAATGCCAGGGTCAAGTAGGAAGCATTGTAAATGGCCCACCAGTACCATCGCCTGTTGATGTTTTTGGGAGTTTCTGCAGACAATAAGCAGGAACTGTTCATGATCCAAGCTGAACCCGCCTCAATGATTATTTCCAACTTGCTTGAGGCATTTTGCAGGTTATGGGATCTAACAACTTCCAATGTTTACGCTATAAATTTATGTGtacctgcactccctccaccattgatgctgagtaacagcagtgcgtactatctacaagacggagtacagaaattccccaaagattcttcaacagcatcttctaaacccatgaccactcccATCAGATAGATAAGGgtagcagatagatgggaataccaccacctgaaagttcccctccaagccacccatcatcctgacttggaaatatatccccatTCTTTCATTTGCAGTAGGTCAAAAGCCTGGAATTTCCTCTCTAATGGCATCGTGGTTGAatccacagcaggtggattgcagtgattcaaaaaggcagctcatcaccacctcctcaagggcaactagagacaggcaataaatgccagccagtCTGGGATACCCACATctcacaaaatgaataaataaataaaaatggaaCATGCtattgttatgacatggggtaaaccctcctgcttaatctaagccagcaacacagaaaaaaaaattatcccATGCAGTCATCTGGGAAAATTCAAAAGGCCAAGAACTAATTAAAGTAAAAATGaccaactttatttcttaaagtataacaatgaataattaactaacaacaatTTAAAACTTTGTCCTCTCATCTATcgtttactttcccttctataatactagtccgataaaaccatcgagtaagatttaccaaaaaattTGAATTTCAAAGCCAGCCAGCTGTCATATCTTACTCTGTAGATTTACTCTCTAGGTTGGTGTCGATGATTTTTTCTCAGTACAAACTCCTTCtgtagacaggtacctctcataGAGGTTTTACTAGCAGCCTGCATCTGTTgctcttttggcagttctccccgaacTTTTCAATTTTTCCctgtcttataccccaaagcattggattgtgtcttTGGCTTTTtggattgtcaatatactcaattcaaacttgattggagtttgtttttttggggggtataatttaaaatgaCTGGTCAAATTTGGATTTGTTTTGTCATCTCTAGGCAACCCAGCTAATCCAGcagttcgaccaaatgttacattgcttcttgttcagaacacttggtgctgtcaggtagttctgctagcttttaactctcttaaagatacagtacacccacaccttcataacactaCATTCTGGTTCTTCCATTCCCTGCTGCACAATGCCTGAGAAGGACTTGGCAGACACTGTGCAGGAATTTATAATGAAGCTCTGGATTTGGCCTCCCTTTGGTTCAGAGGCCTTTGGTACACCTCTGCAGTTGGACTTTGGTGCATCTAAAGATCTTTAAGCCATACCAAGTGAACCAGTACGACAATAACAATTTGATTGGTGACTTCAATAAAAAGCAAACACTGAAATTATATTTCACTACGAATGAGGAGCAAATGTACCAAGGTAATTAATTCTTTAACCTTCCACTTTTCCCAGGAAATGTGAAACAAAGGTGCACATTTCAAGCAAAATTAGATGAGGCTTTAGAAAATTTCTCCTGTGGGCAGCCATAACAACACGCTGCCATTTTGTAGGGTCTGCAGTTAAGGAAAATATCCAAAGATCTCTTGTAAACGTTTTTAAACATATTGACCACTGAATCATATAAAAAGTTTTTAGGACATATGACCACAAAGATGCTCAAAGGTGTCAATTTTAGGAAGTTCGCAGGTAtaggaatggctggaaaatgggaagccttcagaaatgagataacaagaatccagagaaagtatattcctgtcagggtgaaagggaaagctggtaggtatagggaatgctggatgactaaagaaattgagggtttggttaagaaaaagaaggaagcatatgtcaggtatagacaggatagatcgagtgaatccttagagtatatagaaagtagaagtatacttaagaggaaaacagggacatgagatagaattaaggagaatccaaagggtttttacaaatatattaaggacaaaagggtaactagggagagaatagggcccctcaaagatcagcaaggcggcctttgtgtggagccacagaaaatgggggagatactaaacgaatattttgcatcggtatttactgtggaaaaggatatgaagacatagaaagtagcgaaatagatggtgacatcttgcaaaatgtccagattacagaggaggaagtgctggatgtcttgaaatggttaaaagtggataaatccccaggacctgatcaggtgtacccgagaactctgtgggaagctagagaagtgattgctgggcctcttgctgagatatttgtatcatcaatcgtcacaggtgaggtgccggaagactggaggttggcaaacgtggtgccactgtttaagagaggtggtaaagacaagccagggaactataggccggtgagcctgacctcggtggtgggcaagttgttggagggaaacctgagggacaggatgtacatgtatttggaaaggcaaggactgattcgggatagtcaacatggctttgtgcatgggaaatcatgtctcacaaacttgattgagttttttgaagaagtaacaaagaagattgatgagggcagagcagtagatgtgatctatttggacttcagtaaggcatttgacaaggttccccatgggaaactgattagcaaggttagatctcatggaatacagggagaactagccatttggatacagaactggcacaaaggtagaagacagggggtggtggtggagggttgtttttcagactggaggcctgtgaccagtggagtgccacaatgattggtgctgggtcctctaatttttgtcatttatataaatgatttggatgcgagcataagaggtacagttagtaagtttgcagatgacaccaaaattgaaggtgcagtggacagcgaagagggttacatcagattacaacaggatctggaccagatggaaaatgggctgagaagtggcagatggagtttaattcagataaatgtgaggagctgtattttgggaaagcaaatcttagcaggacttatacacttaatggtaaggtcctagggagtattgctgaacaaagaccttggagtgcaggttcatggctccttgaaagtagagtcgctaggataatgaagaaggcgtttgatatttttcctttattggtcagagtattaggtacaggtgttgggaggtcatgttgtggctgtacaggacattggttaggccactgttggaatattgcgtgcaattctggtccccttcctatcgaaaagatgttgtgaaacctgaaagggttgagaaaatattcacaaagatgttgccagggttggaggatctgagctatagggagaggctgaacaggctggggctgttttccctggagcgtcggaggctgaggggtgaccttatagaggtttacaaaattatgaggggcatggataggataaatagagaaggtcttttccccctggggtcggggagtccagaactagagggcataggtttacggtgaaagaggaaagatataaaagagacctaaggggcaacgttttcacgcagagggtggtacatgtatggaatgacctgccagaggatgtggtggaggctggtagaattgcaacatttaagaaacatttggatgggaatatgaataggacgggtttggagggatatgggccgagtgctggcaggtgggactagattgggtcggcatggacgggttggaccgaagggtctgtttccatgctgtacatctctatgactctaagtagctTTAATGAAGAGATGTGAATGAACTTTTGAGAGCAAATTTCAGACATAGGCCTTTGTGCTTGATGGCATGGCTGCCATTTATAGAATGATCACAATCTGGAATATTCAAGAGACCAGAACTGACTGAGTAGAGGTATTCAGGAGGTAGTAGGGCAAGTCaagattacagagatatggaagtgTGAGGCTTTTGTGGAATTTGAAAATAAGTGTAAAAACTTTGATGAAATAAAAGAACCGAAGATGTTTGAGATCTGAAAAGTATAtagcaagtgctggagaaacccagatTTTTGGCTGACCTCAGATATCCAGCTGGTGCAAAGTGGGAGGCCAGCCAGGATCATACTGTCATAGCCAAGTCCTGGGGTTAACAAAGCGGAAGGGTTTTAGTAGCAGATCATAAAAAATTATTGAATAGTTACAGAACCCAAGgaagacattcagcccattgtaacCATGCTAGCTTTCTGCTAGTACAGCTCAGTGCGTTTAGATTTCTCCTTTTCCTTATCTCCCTGCAATATCATCTGATTGGGCTGTCCATGGCTGAGGCAGCACAAGATGGCTGAAAGTGGTTGACAGTTGACATGAAATAGCTGAGGAAGATTGTTAGCTGAAACAGCAGCTTGCACAGTTGGCTGTTTCAAGTCAAACTTTAAGCTGGAGTAATTAGATGTTTTCATAGAAGGACTATATCCAAGGTTATGAGACTACAATATAACACAAAAGGTCTTGTGAAATGCATACAGACAGGTCCTGTTGAATAAGAAGTGAAAATACAACTGCTGCTCATATGGAGACAGTTTGATAAAGGAACATCCTTGAGAAATGCTGATACAAACCTCATTACTCAACTGGTTCAAAGTCTGATATTGATAATGGGATAGAAGGGAAGGGAGTCTGTCCCACATCAGTTAAGACCCATATTTGTAGCCACAGGTTATATATAAAACATGAAGTTTGAAGTATATAGGCCTAATGGATTTAACCACACTGTTTTGAATATTCAGTCTAAGGCAGAAAGGAAAAGCCCCTTGCAATGAGTATGAGAGTATTGAATAACTGGGGATGTCCTGACGATGGAGGGAGAGCATCAAAGGTTTATCAGACTGACTCCTGTGAcagcaggactgatgtatgaagggAGACTGGATTGGTTAGAACTATGTACACTGGAGTTTAGCAAAATGATAGGGGGAGCTTGGAGAATCCcacaaaattctaacaggaatTGACAGAAGACTCCCGATGAGGAAATCCAGAACCAGTCTGAGGATACCAGGCTGGCCATTTAGGATTGAGGAGGAGTCCAAAAAGGGAGAGTCTAGGCCCTTTCTACTCGATGTATTGTAAACAAGACACAAGCAAGACTGGTTtatatgggggtgggggtgggtgtgtgaggggaagTGGGGAGGAGGGAGCAGAAAGTGGAGAATGTAAGAAAATGAAGAACAAACCTTATGTCTTGCCTACTTTCCTCTCAATAGGGAAGACCCATTCCCTCCCTTTAACACCTTAATGAAGTTGTACTTCACTCCTTCACCACCATTAACAAACCCATTATTTTCTCTTTCACCACCATTAACAAACCCATTATTTTTTGTATCAGGCCCCCACACCATTTTTCCCTTCATCCCTTCTCCGCTACTATCAaagtgtctttttaaaatatctCTACAGAACTTCGAGTTTATCTcgcattttctgtgtttgcttcaaatttccagcacccacagtaATTTGGATTAATTATAAAGGGTCGTGCTGAACTGGATAATTCTTTCAAAAACCTGAGCAGGCACAAAGAGATGAATGACCATGATCCACACCAGAGGTTTCAATGATTCTATATCAATTTCTCTTTCTGAGCCTAATGTCTCCTGGAATTGAATACATGACACCTGCAAAACCAATGTTGGATTCCTGTTGAGAAGGAACCATTCACTTGTTTTTTTATCCTTATTCTTAAACAATTCAAAATGGTGCCAGATCGTGGTAACAgtggaaaagcttttcactgtattttactgtttttctcactataaaacatgtgacaataaaatcattcattcactcattcattcatgtatcttttctccttgattttcttttcataACCACGAAAGAGtccatctccccttcccctctgctTACTGCACCCATATGGTTTCAGCAAAGCTGAAATTTAGGACTAAATGAAAGATAATATGCAACAATAGGACACTCATTAATCCATGAAAATGGGTATGGACTGTAATCAGTTTTAATAAACATCATTCCTCAACATTGCATTGTAATTTCACCATGCAATCATATTCAATGATAAATGCTTAAGGTCTATGTACTGTCAGTTATAAATCAGCAATTGCATATATCACTTTGTAAAGCAATCGCTTCCAGAAATGTACATCCGCACCTTAACCAAATTTGGAGTCAGCTTTAGACATGACATTGACCTTTTGGAAATTGAGCTGGGCAATTGGGTAATGGGAACTGTTCGAGAGTTTCTATGCAGATATAGCATTGGGAATGTAACCCATTGTTATCTTCTTCACACAATTAAAATCATATGGAGGCAGAATGCAACCGGTGACGTACAAATGCCTTAAAATATTTTTTCAAACAGAAAGTGCATATGTCATGAGTTTTGTGGCATTTGTGCTGTTGCAATCATTAAATTAACAAAAGTCTTGCCAGGGGGGATATTTTTGACCAACCTATAAATACTAAGCTGTGGGTAGCAGTGACACATTCGCTCAGTTACTCAGCAAACAGAGCTCAAAATGGGAAAGGCAAGAGAAACTTAAGAATTTGTTTGGAATTGTTCATTACATACCTCCTAGCTTGACAAGATTATAACACAAATCTATCTCTTTCCACAGATCATCTTTTACGAGGACAGGAACTTCCAGGGGCGGCACTATGAGTGCAGCAGTGACTGTGCCGACCTGTCCCCTTACTTCAGCCGCTGTAACTCCATCCGTGTTGACAGTGACTGGTGGGTGGTGTATGAGAAACCCAATTACATGGGATACCAGTATGTTCTGACCAGGGGAGAGTATCCTGACTACCAGCGCTGGATGGGATTCAATGACTGTGTCAGGTCATGTCGCTCCTACCCACATGTGAGTCATAAATTCATTGTCTTTCCAGACAAAATGAACAGGTCAATCAATTTGTGTTTGTAATTGTTGGTTTCTTTATCCTTTATGGATTGAATCAAAGCTATTCCAATTGTTTTGCATTCCCACTTTCCTTTCATCAAATTCTTCATCATTCATCTAAACTTGAAAGTTGTAAGTTTTAATTGTTTGTCAATGCCATATCATTCACACTAACAATTCCTCAGGACTGACCTGATTTATCGCTGTAACTTTTGTGAGAAATCGATGGAACTGCTGGATACATTGATCAGGGAATGGGCAGATTTCCATTCATCCTCCATAGAAAACGCAGGGACCAGTCAAAACAATCTCTGAgcaaggagaaagtaaggactgcagatgctggagatcagagtcgagagtgtagtgctggaaaagcacagcaggtcaggcagcatccaaggagcaggagaattgaattttcgggcataagcccttctcctgctccttggattatGCCTGGTcttctctgcttttccagcaccacaatctctgAGGAAGCCCCTAGTAAAATGATCCTTAAAATAAAGAAATAGTTTGCCTGAATACTTAAATTAATCAAGGTTTGGAAACCTGTTTGAAATCTGACTTGAATGATTCCAGAATTCAAACATTTGCTAGATAGAGATAACATGACATTTTGAGCAACCTGCCACAAAAAACTGCATGGACAAGGGCCCCAGACTTTCTTTTACTTCACTCCTAAGTAGTGCAGCCAAGAGTAACTCACTACACACCACACGGGGATTTAGGTGACAGATCAGACAAGATCTCATGAAATGTTGGAAGAGATTCAAAGGGTTGAGTCCTTTCACTGTCTTCCCATTAAATGTGAATAATCAGCTGGATATTACATCAGTATTCAGATACCACATGCTGGTTTCCACTTCTCACAGTTGTCTTGAGTAGAATTTC
The genomic region above belongs to Chiloscyllium punctatum isolate Juve2018m chromosome 10, sChiPun1.3, whole genome shotgun sequence and contains:
- the LOC140482006 gene encoding gamma-crystallin S-1-like, with translation MGKIIFYEDRNFQGRHYECSSDCADLSPYFSRCNSIRVESDWWVLYEKPNYMGYQYVLTRGEYPDYQRWMGFNDNIWSCRTYPYYRGDSYRMKIYERPDFGGQMMEFMDDCPSVYDRFRYRDIHSCHVMDGYWIFYEHPNYRGRQYFMRPGEYRRYSDWRGYSSTIGSFRRMRDF